DNA from Kitasatospora acidiphila:
GCGGCCAGTCCCTCGCGGGGTGCGTCGGCCAGCCAGGAGGCGGCGATGGCGTCCAGCTCCACCACGTCCCGCAGGCCGCCTCGGGCCTCCTTGAGGTCCGGCTCCAGCAGGAACGACAGCTCGCCGTGCCGCTCGGCCCGGGCCAGGCCGAGCTCGCGCAGCTCGGGCAGCCGTCTGGCCGCCGTGGCCCGCCAGTCGGCCAGCACCGCCGAGCGCAGCGCCGCGGTCAGGTCGGCCTCGCCGGCCAGGTGCCGGGCGTCCAGCAGGCCGAGTTGGGCCTTGAGGTCGGCGGCGGCCACCGACCGGGCTTCGGCGAGCTTGCGCACCGAGTGGTCGAGCTTCACCCCGCTGTCCCAGACCGGGTACCAGAGCCGCTCGGCGAGTTCGCCGACCGCGGCCCCGTCGTGCAGCAGCACCAGGTCGAGGTCGCTGCGCGGCGAGAGCTCGCCGCGGCCGTAGCCGCCGACCGCGACCAGTGCGGTGCCGGGCGGCGGGTCGGCCCGCTGGAACAGCGCGGCCAGCCAGTCGTCGGTGAGCCGGGCCAGTGCGGTGCGGCGGGCCTGTCCGGTCAGCTCCGGGTCGGCCAGCAGGGCGGACCTGGCCCGCTGGTGGGCGGCGGGGTCGGCGGGGTCGGTGGTCGTCACTGGGCCTCCCGGGTGGTGAACGCCGTCAGCGGACCCGCGAGTTGGTCGCGGGTCCGCTCAAGGAGCTTGGGGGAACGGTCGGTTACAGGGCGTCGGGGCCGCGTTCGCCGGTCCGGACCCGGACCAGGGTCTCCACCGGCACGCTCCAGACCTTGCCGTCGCCGATCTTGCCGGTGCGGGCCGCCGTCACCAGCACGTCGATCACGTCGTCGGCGTCGGCGTCCTCGACCACGACCTCTATCCGCACCTTCGGGACCAGGTCGACGGTATACTCGGCGCCCCGGTAGACCTCGGTGTGGCCGCGCTGCCGGCCGTAGCCGCTGGCCTCGGTGACGGTCAGTCCGTGCACGCCGAAGGACTGCAGCGCGTCCTTCACCGACTCGAGCCGGTGCGGCTTGACGATGGCGGTGATCAGCTTCATCAGGCGTCGACCTCGGTCTTCTCGGTGCTCTTGGACTTGGGCCCGGCGCCGGCGGCGACCGGGGAGCCGACGGTGCGGGCCAGCGCGGCGCCGACCGAGCTGAAGTCGTAGGCGGATTCGGCGTGTTCGGCCTGGTCGATGCCGGCCACCTCGACGTCCTCCGAGACCCGGAAGCCGATGGTCTTCTGGATCGCCTGGCCGATCAGCCAGGAGAGCACGAAGGAGTAGGCCGCGACCACGGCCACGCCCATGGCCTGCTTGCCGAGTTGACCGAAGCCGCCGCCGTAGAGCAGCCCCTTGGCACTCTGGCCGACGTGCCCGGTGGCGAACAGGCCGATCAGCAGCGAGCCGATCGCCCCGCCGACCGCGTGCACACCCACCACGTCGAGCGAATCGTCGAAGCCCAGGCGGTACTTGAGGCTGATCGCGGCGGCGCAGACGGCTCCCGCGATCAGGCCGATGGCCAGCGCGCCGAGCATCGAGACCGAGCCGCAGGCCGGGGTGATGGCGACCAGGCCGGCCACCGCGCCGGAGGCCGCGCCGAGCGAGGTGAAGGCGCCGTGCCTGAGCTTCTCGTAGGCCAGCCAGCCGAGCATCGCGGCGGCGGTGGCGATCTGGGTGTTCATGAAGGCCATGCCGGCCACGCCGTTGGCGGCCAGCGCCGAGCCGGCGTTGAAGCCGAACCAGCCGAACCAGAGCAGCCCGGAGCCGAGCATCACCAGCGGCAGGCTGTGCGGGCGCATCGGGTCCTTCTTGAAGCCGACCCGCTTGCCGAGCACCAGGCACAGCGCCAGGCCCGCGACACCGGCGTTGATGTGCACCGCGGTGCCGCCGGCGAAGTCGATCACGCCCTGCCGGTCACCCAGCCAGCCGCCGTGCCCGTTGTCGAAGAAGAACACCCAGTGCGCGACCGGGAAGTAGACGATGGTGACCCAGACCGCGATGAACAGCGCCCAGGCGCCGAACTTGGCGCGGTCCGCGATCGCGCCGCTGATCAGCGCCGGCGTGATCACCGCGAACATCAGCTGGAAGGCGGCGAACACGGTGACCGGGATCGAGCCGTTCAGCTCGTTCATCCCGATGCCGCGCATCCCCAGGTGGTCCAGGTTGCCGATCAGGCCGTGGAAGGCGTCGGTGCCGAAGCTGAGCGTGTAGCCGTAGAGCACCCACAGCACGCTGACGATCCCCAGCGCGATGAAGCTCATGACCAGCATGTTCAGCGTGCTCTTGACCCGGACCATGCCGCCGTAGAAGAAGGCCAGCCGGGGGTCATCAACATGACCAGGGCCGCACTGATGAGTACGAAGGCGGTATCGCCGCCGCTGAAGCCGTCCGGCATCGGCGTCTCCTCGTGGTGATGGCCGTGCCACCCGAGGGATTCCGTCCCATGTGATCCCGGGGTGTCGGCGATGAAGAGGAGAGTGCCGAAGACGGGTTTCGGTCAGTGCGGCTCGGTGTTTCGCGGCCGTGACACGGTTGACGGCCGCGTTACGGACGCGTGAACTGCGCCGGTCGCGGCCGCCTTGACCGATCAGACCGCCTCGTACTCGGGGATCTGCTCCACCACCAGATCGGCCAGCCGGTTGACGGCCGGGACGGAGCCGTAGTCCCGGGTGGCCGCCTCGGTGGTCTTGCGGACCCGGGTGTTCAGCCGCTCCGAGCGCACCTTGCCGGCGATCTCCACCGCCTGCTCCGTTATCACCGCGGCCTGCTCGGGCTCGCCCTGCAGCAGGTGGACGCTGGCCATGCCGACCAGGTTGAAGGCGTAGGTGCGGGTGTGGTTCTCCATGTCCTGGCGGAACAGGTTGACCGCGGTCTCCATGTGCGGGGCGGCCAGCGAGGCGTAGCGCGGGCTGCGGCTGGAGTGGTAGGCGAGGTCGCGGAACGAGTGGGCGTTCTCCGCGTACAGCTCGGCCTCGGAGAAGAACCGCAGCCAGTCCGGGGCCCGCTCGACCGGGCCGGCGTCGGTGAAGGTGTCCTCGGCCAGCCGGACCGCCCGGGCGCAGCGGTTGACCTCGCCGATGTTGGAGTAGGCGCGGGCCTCCATGGCGTAGAGCAGCGCCTGCTGGCGCGGGGTGGCGGTGTCCCGGCTGCCGTACTGGGCGAGGTGGATCAGCTCCAGGGCGTCCTCGCCGCGGTTCAGGTGGATCATCTGGCGGCTCATGTCGGTGAGGATCAGCGCGCCGAACGGCCGGTCGCCGGCCTCCTTGGCCGCGTGCAGCGCCAGCACGTAGTACTTCTGGGCGCTGGGGTGCATGCCCACGTCGTACGACATCCAGCCGGCCAGGTGGGCGAGTTCGGCGGTGAGCCGGAAGAGCCGCTGGGTGACGGCCGGCGGGTAGGTCTCCTGCAGCAGGTCCGTGACCTCGTGCAGCTGGCCGACCACGGCCTTGCGGCGCAGCCCGCCGCCGTTCTGCGCGTCCCACTGGCGGAACATCACCGTGGTCTGCTCCAGCAGTTGCAGCTCCGGCTCGGAGAGCCGCCCGGTGTACTGCTCACCGCCGTTGGCCGCGGTCAGGATCGGGGTCGGGTTGCCGTTCGGGCCGGGAGTGAGCCAGCGCTGCATCGGCTCGATCAGCGCCGCACCGGCCGTC
Protein-coding regions in this window:
- the nsdA gene encoding transcriptional repressor NsdA gives rise to the protein MAEKQPNEKLTAWFTRSGWSKGEFARQVNRQARQLGAHHVSTDTSRVRRWLDGEQPREPIPKIMSDLFSERFGSVVSEEDLGLRVAVPVSTVAGGGVDLPWSGPQTVQLISEYSRSDLMLNRRGFLGTSLALTAGAALIEPMQRWLTPGPNGNPTPILTAANGGEQYTGRLSEPELQLLEQTTVMFRQWDAQNGGGLRRKAVVGQLHEVTDLLQETYPPAVTQRLFRLTAELAHLAGWMSYDVGMHPSAQKYYVLALHAAKEAGDRPFGALILTDMSRQMIHLNRGEDALELIHLAQYGSRDTATPRQQALLYAMEARAYSNIGEVNRCARAVRLAEDTFTDAGPVERAPDWLRFFSEAELYAENAHSFRDLAYHSSRSPRYASLAAPHMETAVNLFRQDMENHTRTYAFNLVGMASVHLLQGEPEQAAVITEQAVEIAGKVRSERLNTRVRKTTEAATRDYGSVPAVNRLADLVVEQIPEYEAV
- a CDS encoding P-II family nitrogen regulator, encoding MKLITAIVKPHRLESVKDALQSFGVHGLTVTEASGYGRQRGHTEVYRGAEYTVDLVPKVRIEVVVEDADADDVIDVLVTAARTGKIGDGKVWSVPVETLVRVRTGERGPDAL